From Triticum urartu cultivar G1812 chromosome 2, Tu2.1, whole genome shotgun sequence, a single genomic window includes:
- the LOC125534840 gene encoding probable inactive 2-oxoglutarate-dependent dioxygenase AOP2, with protein MGSPEENTAKVSLPEHRDNNMTTTIVQHEVEGLEVQLKDGSWFAVPPEPDTVVIVAGELLNVKPDMHPSSPLPCLCAELLINVWLQVVTNGRVRACLHRVRTPSNRERFSALLGCMPTQGSTVRAMEQLVDEDHPLVYRPCDPYEYCAFKYSEEGRKSGDAHALMAFCGVAKDGPSCVMD; from the coding sequence ATGGGCAGCCCGGAGGAGAACACGGCCAAGGTGAGCCTGCCGGAGCACCGTGACAACAACATGACCACCACGATCGTGCAGCACGAGGTGGAGGGCCTGGAGGTGCAGCTCAAGGACGGCAGCTGGTTCGCCGTGCCCCCCGAGCCGGACACGGTcgtcatcgtcgccggcgagctgCTCAACGTAAAGCCTGACATGCACCCCTCTTCCCCGCTACCGTGTCTGTGTGCTGAACTGTTAATAAACGTCTGGCTGCAGGTGGTGACCAACGGACGGGTGCGGGCCTGCCTCCACCGCGTCAGGACGCCGAGCAACCGCGAGCGCTTCTCCGCGCTGCTGGGCTGCATGCCCACCCAAGGCTCCACGGTGCGGGCCATGGAGCAGCTCGTCGACGAGGACCACCCACTGGTATACCGTCCCTGCGATCCCTACGAGTACTGCGCCTTCAAGTACTCGGAGGAAGGCCGCAAATCCGGCGACGCGCACGCGCTCATGGCGTTCTGCGGAGTAGCCAAAGATGGACCCAGCTGTGTGATGGATTAA
- the LOC125540793 gene encoding probable 2-oxoglutarate-dependent dioxygenase AOP1 has product MPASPEQQLKEITKVDLRGLEPGRPGWDEARDAVTTSMVAHGCAMVHVQHVGLDEDIRQALFGRAMPELFALPAEAKQRNVNSDVQYGGYIGQIPGMAYESMRIKDITDAVHISDFAGLLWPQGNPAFCDTVGEFAKNAVSLEKTVTRMVLEGLGVRDEHALDSHRDQLCYSFRMSY; this is encoded by the exons ATGCCGGCCAGCCCTGAGCAGCAGTTGAAGGAGATCACCAAGGTCGACCTCCGAGGGCTGGAGCCTGGCCGGCCAGGGTGGGACGAAGCCCGGGACGCGGTGACCACGTCCATGGTGGCGCACGGCTGCGCCATGGTCCATGTCCAGCACGTCGGGCTGGACGAGGACATCCGGCAGGCGCTGTTCGGCCGCGCCATGCCGGAGCTGTTCGCGCTCCCCGCGGAGGCCAAGCAGCGCAACGTCAACAGCGACGTGCAGTACGGAGGGTACATCGGGCAGATACCCGGCATGGCGTACGAGAGCATGCGCATCAAGGACATCACCGACGCCGTCCACATCAGCGACTTCGCCGGTCTGCTCTGGCCGCAGGGCAACCCCGCCTTCTG TGACACGGTCGGGGAGTTCGCCAAGAATGCTGTCAGCCTGGAGAAGACGGTGACGAGGATGGTCTTGGAAGGCCTGGGCGTCCGGGACGAGCACGCCCTCGACTCGCACCGCGACCAGCTCTGCTACAGCTTCCGGATGTCCTACTAG